From Sphaeramia orbicularis chromosome 21, fSphaOr1.1, whole genome shotgun sequence:
atcaattcGCTCGACCCAAGCTGGTAATGTTACACTTCATAgtgatttatgtttgtgacaaaacagtttgctggtgaactttccatcctaatatagccaagagctggctctgtttcctgtacaagtgctccaagcttcTGGGAACGCACTGTGCCAACTTAGTTAAGTTTCACCAAACATCCACACACCCCCGTAACATGCCTGGTACATTCCATATACACCCCGGAAATTGTCATTCACTCATCCCATTCACTCCTAGTTTgcagcagtttttaaatacccccacATTCGCATTCCACGGTCGACTCAGCACGGAGAGTGTAGGAAGCATCGCTCTTAGTCCCGTCAAAAGTATGGCAGTAAACCCCATCACTAGGTCCATTTCGCTCGCTAGCTCACTCGCCCATACTGCATTCATCTCTGTTCCGTTCTCCCGCCGGTTCAACTCATCCATTCTCTCCACTGCAGCAGAAACCGCTCATTTCCCCATGCCAGAACTCCAGCAGCCATAACCCGGACCGGATTCtaaactgactggactggagtgaCTGACTAAATGACAGGACAGTGGAGACAGGGCATgagttacttaattttttttttttcctcaaagccCTGCATTGGAACtgtgcgcttttttttttttttttttaaatattttgctaAATAACTGAGATTACtgaattattttttacttttcttacttttttgttCTGAGAAACTCTGGAAAACCCAGAgtggaatttttatttgaaattaattgaactgtttttttttttttctccattttcttctaAAAGACTGCTACAAAACCTAAAGTggaaattttgagtttgattttgcttggttggtggattttttgaGTTGGACTTTCGGGGGGGAATCTGTGCATttgagtttgtgtgtttttgcattaattgtttcaatacatgattttgaattttagttggtttaaatgtgtaatttatttatttatttatttgtcatttaatgtgtagggtgtttgtttaatttagactTGCATCCTTTGTGTGGGTTTGAGGTATAACAACCAGACAACATTTAAATAACCAAAAATATGCTTCATAACATTCTTCTACATCtgctttgaatttttagcccctctgtcctgtttctaGGACCAGTTCCATAGAAGAACCCATATTCAACTTGCTGTATCATGATGATTGATGACTAAGGTGGGTGTTGCCATGGTACCATAGATAGTAACTTCCTTTTCttactgattttcactaaaaactaaccaatttagagaaaaaatacacaataacctgtttttgtgtgtgcatgtgtgtttttagatGGCAAAAAAAATAGTGTTGAAGAACTGTCTTCAAGTTACcatcttcaagagtgagttacatgtcatAAATGTCATAAATACTTCATGTCATACCATTGCctatgtttgtaaatgtgtgcttccactttggagatagtttgaaaggctaaggagcagcagacaggactagagatcattttaaccatcaagttaaatagacaaatacacagagagagaaagagagagagaaagagaaagagagagagagagaaagaaagagagaaagagagagagagagagacagattttatcacagttatatctaataaatgaaacttaaatacagtgatattaatatattattacgttattggctcagttattacatttgcaaagaattttttcttttttttttttttaccagaccaataacataataaccagctaataacgtaataagttattacgttattggccaaaagttattacgttgcattaaaaatgattatgctatgattataataatataattacgAGCTCACATGTGTACAGTAAGAAATGCTGAGTGCATCTGTGTCTCAATAAGGACAGGAACTGTTTTCAGGCCTCTGACCATGCAAAATAAAAAGTTTGTGAACCACAAAATTAGTAAAGATAACTGAAATGTTATGTCTTCCACACTTCCACTGTACCAGTTCCACTGGTGGATTCCTCAGTGCTGCATGACAGTAGCACTGGAAAATGTTCTTATGTATGtttggaattaccaatttgttagatatgtttatgttatgtttttgtttgttcaaaaataatatttgagcattgagacgcactgtatcaaatatgatacaaatttaatctcatacatggaaattattatttgaatttttttttggttgttcagaaggaccaagaaaggctccagttttaaagaattgtaattttctgtcagtgatctaatggttcaggctttacagggttaacagtgaaaaaaaataattactgtcttcaagagtgagttacatgtcatAAATATTTCATGTCATACCATTGCCTATGTTTGTAAACGTGTGCTTCCACTTCATTTGGAGATAGGttgaaaggctaaggagcagcgacaggactagagatcattttaaccacCAAGTTAAACAGACAAatacagagagggagagagagagaaagagaaagaaagagagagagagagaaagaaagagagacagagagagagagacagattttatcacagttatatctaataaatgaaacttaaatacagtgatattaatatattattacgttattggctcagttattacatttgcaaagaatttttcttttttttttaccagaccaataacataataaccagctaataacgtaataagttattacattgttggttcaggacttttattacattattggccggTTATTACGTtcttggcctattacattttaaaaactggcaaatttattacattatgggtcgttattacgtgattggcttctacagggttaTTGAGGAGACACTGGAAACACTCTATAAAAACTTAAACAACCAGTGTGTCTCATTTTCTCCAGCTGCTGTCCTTTTCTAAAGATCGAAGAACATTACTCTGTTATTATATACACTGGTATCATTGGCAACCCTGCAGAGTACTTTACTCATACTGTTAAACACCACTAATTTAATAGGTCAGTAAAAACAGTTGCACTCCCTCAATACATTAGCATGggtgagtaaaaataaataaataaataaataactctaaGGCCAAATTAATGGAGGCGACAGGTCATCAGCAGCTAAACTGAGACTGAGGAGATGTGGGCAATACAAAGAAAATGTATGTGCATGTGGAGACAGAGGAGTGAGGCCTGTAGAGGATTAAAGATGAAGTTGAACAGTTTCACAGTTTGGACTGATATAAGtcattatactgtatatttatttcatattgtCTTTTCGAACTAAACAGTCTGTTGTACGTCCTCTGACCATACTTCTATTTCtaaagaataaaacaataaatacatcaaAATGAGAAACGTTTGTGTTTATTACAAGTTTTGTTATTGACAATCTATCAAAGACACATTATAGACAGAAGACATTTTAGGAGTTCAACATTTTAAAGGACATTGAAGCTTCTACCACTGCAGAGAAACATTTCCATGACGATCATGGGATATGCATATTGTTAGATGCTCATGTTAGTGACTACTGTAGGATAAGAATACATTTGCATCTTACTGATCATTTTTTGCTGCACTAAAAATCTAATTAAATTCTAACACATAACATCCTATAATTACAGGTATTGATGACATTAATTCAATTTGGGTGGACATAGCAAGTTCTTCAAGTGTCTAtaaatttctgtcatttttagtcCGTATATGATGGGGTTGAAGAGAGGATGATACAGAACAAGCTGTAAAGCCAtgattaaaaatacagtttttggtaTATCAGCTTCCAGTCGAACAATCACCACATTATATGTCATTAACAAGAAAAAGTTGATTAAAACCAGCAGATGGGGTAAACAGGTCTGTGCAGCTTTTTTCCTAACTTCTGTAGAGCTTCGATAGGTTATTATAAATATTCTACTGTATGTAAAAAGTATGAACACCACAGGGCATAATGTCAGATTTGTGAAAAGAACATAACCATATATTGTTAATGCTTGTGATTTTACACAGTAAAGTCTGTGAATTGAGTTATTACAAAAAATGAACGGCAAAGTAAATTCACAGAACCTTTCATTATCAATCAGTATCACTGCTAATGTAAGTTCACAAACAGGAATCAGCCAAGGTAAAACCAGTAGGACTGTAACAGTAGTTTTTCTCATGATAGTTGGATATTGCAGAGGtttacatatagacacatatCTGTCATAGGCCATAGCAGCTAAAAGTAGAAATTCAGACgacactaaaacatagaacaCGAAATACTGAAACAGACAGGCTGAATAAGATATGACCtgcttttcagataaaacatcaatcaatagttttgggtAGACCACAGTGCTGTAAAGAACAGAATTCACCAACAAAGCcgcaataaaaatgtacataggTTCATGGAGGTTTTGATGAATACAGATCAGACAAATGATGGTTGAATTACTACAGATTATAAGAATGTATGTTATAAATATTACCACAAAATAGGCATATTTATATTTCTCTACTTCCACATACCCACCAAAAGTTATATATGTGACATTAAAGTTTTCATCCATTTataaagttaaatataaaaaaaaagaaaacaggtttatgataTAGAAAGACCTGAAGAATGCTAAAGCTATAATTTACTGTACATTATCTTCACCTATTCATTAAAAGTAGCAGCTGACCTGGAATTTCACATTGTATGTGTCATTACTAAATGACAGAAATGTTTGAGTCAGTGAAATGCTTTTATTAAGGTCATCAACCTCCATGGATGTCATTAAAGTTTCCCTCAAGAGTCAGAGGAGTTGTTTGTCAGTCTGTAAATACATTTATTGAACTTTGTTtgtattggggtttttttttttctgaacgtTATTGTGTAACAACTCAAGTAATTTTCTGCCTTTTGAAAATAAagtaatattttgtcattttaattttgtcataaatgtgttgTTTATTCTCTGTGTTTTCCTAACTTTTCCtctcatagatttttttttctcatggaagTATTTACTCAACTTTATTCATAAAGCACTTCAAAAACAACACATAGGCCAAACTGCTGTCcatagacataaaaaaaacacataaaaaaagtaattatatattaaaacaataaaagccaaaCTCTCACTGAGTTAAAAGCTAAAgatgaaaaaatatgttttaaaagatttaaaaacagaaacagtcggCCTGCCTGATGTGTAAAGCTAGTTCATTCCACAGTTTGGAGGCGACTGGAAGAGCCTTGTCACATCTCAGCCTCCTCGGTGTCCTAGGGACTGGGGCGCCGATAAGAGGGGGTAaacatggggcccagtatttgtggggggcccacagagtagtggagggggcccagttcACATAGAAGttgagaaaattttttgtaacatccactgtataagagaggtatagaagttgGTTGA
This genomic window contains:
- the LOC115412580 gene encoding olfactory receptor 11A1-like, translated to MDENFNVTYITFGGYVEVEKYKYAYFVVIFITYILIICSNSTIICLICIHQNLHEPMYIFIAALLVNSVLYSTVVYPKLLIDVLSEKQVISYSACLFQYFVFYVLVSSEFLLLAAMAYDRYVSICKPLQYPTIMRKTTVTVLLVLPWLIPVCELTLAVILIDNERFCEFTLPFIFCNNSIHRLYCVKSQALTIYGYVLFTNLTLCPVVFILFTYSRIFIITYRSSTEVRKKAAQTCLPHLLVLINFFLLMTYNVVIVRLEADIPKTVFLIMALQLVLYHPLFNPIIYGLKMTEIYRHLKNLLCPPKLN